From the Deinococcus aestuarii genome, the window CGCGCGAGGCGAAATCGAGCCCCGACGCCCCCAGCGCCCGGCTCGAACGGGCGGGGGGATGAGGGAGGTCCGGCCGCCCAGCTCAAGAAACGTTTCCCCTCCTCGCACCGATCCCTCCCGCCCGTCCTGAAGACTGCCCCCTATGCCGACCCATCAGCAGATCGTCGTGAACGGGGTGCGCCTGCATTACGTCGAGGCGGGCGACCCCCAGGGCCCGCTCGTCGTGCTCCTCCACGGCTTCCCCGAGTTCTGGCGGTCGTGGGAGGGGCAGATCGGGCCGCTCGCCCGCGCGGGCTTCCGGGTGGTTGTCCCAGACCTGCGGGGGTACAACCTCAGCGAGAAGCCGCCGGGCGTGGACGCCTACCGGGTGGGCACCTTGCAGGAGGACGTGGCGGCCCTGATCCGCGCTCTCGGATACGAGCAGGCGCGGGTGGTCGGGCACGACTGGGGCGGCATCGTCGCCTGGGCGCTGGCGATCCGGCAGCCTTCGGTCGTGGAGCGGCTGGTGATCCTGAACGCGCCGCATCCGGCCCGGGCGCGGCAGGTGGCCCGCAGGCCCGCGCAGTGGCGGCGGTCGTGGTACATCTTCTTCTTCCAGCTTCCCTGGCTGCCCGAGCGTTTCCTGCACCGCTTCGGCGCGTGGGCGCTGCACGGCACGAATCCGAACGCCTACACGGACGAGGACCGGCGCCTGTACCGCGAGGCGTGGGACCAGCCGGGTGCCGCGACGGGCATGATCAACTACTACCGGGCGCTGCGGCGCTCCCAGCGGGTCCGTCGGGAGAGCGCGCCCGGGGGGCAGATGCGGGTGCCGACGCTGGTGATCTGGGGCCAGCGCGACGTGGCCCTCCTCCCCGAACACGCGGACGGGCTGGAGCGCTGGGTGCCGGACCTGCGGGTGGTGCGCCTGCCCCGCGCGAGCCACTGGGTCATGCGGGACGAGCCGGTGCGGGTGAACAACCTCCTGACCGAGTTCCTGTCGGCGTCACCGGAAGAGTTGAGGCGCCCCCTGCCGGGATTCGCCCTCCGCTCTTCCGCAGGTTGAAAACGGCAACGGGCTACAGCATCACCGGCAGGTGACGCCGTTGCCGCTCCCGTTCCTATTCGGCGGCCCGCCCCTCGCCCACCGCGATCTCCCCGCGCGCACAGGCCCGCCCGGCTTCCACGGTCCGGTGGTCCAGCCCGTCGAGGTTCATCTTTCCTCCGGTCGCGGTGCCCCCCGCCTGCCCTCCATGCCATGCTGCCCCCATGACGCAGATCACGGTCGAGGGGTACGGGGTTATCGAAGGGAGCGAGGGCGAGAGGCTGGTCCTCGCGCTGGAGCGGGGCGGGGTGGACATCCTCCACCGCTGCGGGGGGCAGGCGCGCTGCACGACCTGCCGGGTGAGCTTTTCGGGGGGCGAGCCCACGGTCATGACGGTCGCCGAGCGCGACAAGCTCGCGGAAAAGGGGCTGCTGGGCGCGGCCCGCCTCTCCTGCCAG encodes:
- a CDS encoding 2Fe-2S iron-sulfur cluster-binding protein; amino-acid sequence: MTQITVEGYGVIEGSEGERLVLALERGGVDILHRCGGQARCTTCRVSFSGGEPTVMTVAERDKLAEKGLLGAARLSCQIECHGDMDLTPLQTARSSGLEPGKAPAEHIEPEPQWVPREAQA
- a CDS encoding alpha/beta fold hydrolase, whose protein sequence is MPTHQQIVVNGVRLHYVEAGDPQGPLVVLLHGFPEFWRSWEGQIGPLARAGFRVVVPDLRGYNLSEKPPGVDAYRVGTLQEDVAALIRALGYEQARVVGHDWGGIVAWALAIRQPSVVERLVILNAPHPARARQVARRPAQWRRSWYIFFFQLPWLPERFLHRFGAWALHGTNPNAYTDEDRRLYREAWDQPGAATGMINYYRALRRSQRVRRESAPGGQMRVPTLVIWGQRDVALLPEHADGLERWVPDLRVVRLPRASHWVMRDEPVRVNNLLTEFLSASPEELRRPLPGFALRSSAG